One window of the Chanos chanos chromosome 11, fChaCha1.1, whole genome shotgun sequence genome contains the following:
- the acsl1a gene encoding long-chain-fatty-acid--CoA ligase 1a, with protein MQAQEFLRHLRIPEMDDVRQYVRSLPTNTLMGMGAFAAITTYWLATRPKALKPPCDLTMQSVELPGGEYARRSTLLNGDEKYITHFYSDARTMYEVFLRGLRVSNDGPCLGSRNANQPYQWLSYRQVADRAENIGSALLSRGHSHDGDKYIGIFSQNRPEWTISELACYTYSLVAVPLYDTLGTEAISYIIDKAAISTVICDIADKARMILDCVSGKGATVKTIVLMEAFDSELAERAQKSGIQIISLQDLEAAGKANHRKPLPPKPEDLALICFTSGTTGNPKGAIITHLNVVSNCAAFIKITEVHCMLSPSDIHMSYLPLAHMFERVVQGVILIHGGRIGYFQGDIRLLMDDLKALRPTVFPVVPRLLNRMFDKIFGQANTPLKRWLLDFATRRKEAELRSGVVRKDSMWDKLIFSKVQASLGGRVRLMITGAAPVSPTVLTFLRAALGCQFYEGYGQTECTAGCSMTLPGDWTAGHVGPPLPCNSIKLVDVPEMNYLAANGEGEVCVKGPNVFQGYLKDPEKTAEAIDKDGWLHTGDVGKWLPNGTLKIIDRKKHIFKLAQGEYIAPEKIENIYIRSDPVAQAFVHGDSLQACLVGIIVPDPDFLPGWAKKRGIEGSYTELCKSKELKNAILEDIVRLGKEAGLKSFEQVRDISLHPEMFSVQNGLLTPTLKAKRTELRDHFREQIDQLYARIKM; from the exons ATGCAAGCGCAGGAGTTCCTTCGCCACCTGCGGATCCCGGAGATGGATGACGTGCGGCAGTACGTGCGGAGTCTGCCGACCAACACGCTGATGGGCATGGGCGCTTTCGCCGCCATCACCACCTACTGGCTCGCCACGCGCCCCAAAGCCCTCAAACCGCCCTGTGACCTCACCATGCAGTCCGTGGAGCTCCcc GGCGGGGAATACGCCCGTCGCTCCACTCTGCTAAACGGCGATGAGAAGTACATCACACACTTCTACAGCGATGCCAGAACCATGTACGAGGTGTTTTTACGAGGACTGAGGGTGTCCA aTGACGGGCCTTGCCTCGGATCACGCAACGCAAACCAGCCGTATCAGTGGCTCTCATACAGACAG gtggcAGACAGAGCGGAGAACATCGGTTCGGCACTCCTTAGCAGAGGTCACTCTCACGACGGTGACAAGTACATTGGCATCTTCTCCCAGAACAGACCCGAG TGGACGATTTCAGAGTTGGCCTGTTACACATACTCACTGGTGGCTGTTCCCCTGTATGACACACTGGGCACAGAGGCTATCAGCTACATCATAGACAAAG CTGCCATTTCCACGGTGATCTGCGACATCGCGGACAAAGCGCGGATGATTCTGGACTGCGTGTCGGGGAAGGGGGCAACGGTGAAGACCATCGTGCTGATGGAGGCGTTCGACAGCGAGCTGGCGGAGCGAGCGCAGAAGAGCGGCATTCAGATAATTAGCCTACAGGATCTGGAG GCTGCTGGCAAGGCCAACCATAGGAAGCCTTTG CCTCCCAAACCTGAAGACCTGGCCCTGATCTGCTTCACCAGTGGAACCACTG GAAATCCAAAGGGCGCGATTATCACGCATCTCAACGTGGTGTCCAATTGTGCTGCGTTCATTAAAATAACAGAG GTGCATTGCATGTTGAGTCCCAGCGACATTCACATGTCCTACCTCCCTTTAGCACACATGTTTGAGAGAGTGGTGCAG GGCGTCATTCTGATCCACGGAGGCCGGATCGGATATTTCCAGGGAGACATCCGGCTCTTGATGGACGACCTGAAGGCCCTGCGGCCGACCGTGTTTCCCGTGGTCCCACGACTCCTCAACCGCATGTTCGACAAG ATTTTCGGGCAGGCGAACACTCCGCTGAAGAGGTGGCTCCTGGACTTCGCCACGCGGAGGAAGGAGGCGGAGCTGAGGAGTGGCGTGGTGAGGAAGGACAGCATGTGGGACAAACTCATCTTCAGCAAAGTTCAG gcCAGTCTGGGGGGTCGTGTGAGACTGATGATCACCGGAGCCGCTCCTGTCTCTCCCACTGTCCTCACTTTCCTACGAGCTGCCCTGGGCTGCCAG ttttATGAGGGATACGGGCAGACAGAGTGCACCGCCGGCTGCTCGATGACACTGCCTGGGGACTGGAcagcag gtcaTGTTGGTCCTCCGCTCCCCTGTAACTCCATTAAGCTCGTGGACGTGCCTGAGATGAACTATTTAGCAGCTAATGGAGAAGGAGAG GTTTGTGTTAAAGGACCAAACGTGTTCCAGGGGTACCTGAAAGATCCGGAAAAAACAGCTGAGGCCATAGATAAAGATGGCTGGCTGCACACAGGAGACGTCGGCAAATGGCTTCCG AACGGCACTTTAAAGATCATCGACAGGAAGAAGCACATCTTTAAGCTGGCTCAGGGAGAGTACATCGCTCCGGAGAAAATCGAGAACATTTACATCCGCAGCGATCCCGTCGCACAGGCCTTCGTCCACGGAGACAGTCTCCAG GCGTGTCTGGTTGGCATCATTGTGCCAGACCCAGATTTCCTGCCAGGATGGGCAAAGAAAAGAGGCATCGAAGGCTCGTACACAGAGTTATGTAAGAGTAAG GAGCTGAAGAATGCCATTCTGGAGGACATTGTGAGGTTGGGTAAAGAGGCTGGTCTCAAGTCTTTTGAGCAG GTACGGGACATCTCCCTGCACCCTGAGATGTTCTCCGTGCAGAACGGCCTCCTGACCCCTACGCTGAAGGCCAAGCGGACGGAACTCAGGGACCACTTTAGAGAACAGATCGACCAGCTCTACGCTCGCATCAAAATGTGa